From a region of the Torulaspora globosa chromosome 7, complete sequence genome:
- the YAE1 gene encoding Yae1p (ancestral locus Anc_1.516): MASNSILDDVWESDSDSQRNQISYDLKKLRENHVKSGFLDGITHAKETNLQEGFDEGFPSGALLGKRVGMLVGLLQCLAQRYGDQDESLAQDFNAIQKELRINKVLTKGIFDQDLNLTGEHPLLAKWKPIVRSHCDKYSVHTSF; this comes from the coding sequence ATGGCCAGTAATAGTATCTTAGACGACGTTTGGGAGTCGGATTCTGATAGCCAGCGGAATCAGATATCTTATGACTTAAAGAAGCTCCGAGAGAACCACGTTAAGAGTGGCTTTTTAGATGGTATAACGCATGCGAAGGAAACTAATCTACAGGAAGGATTTGATGAGGGCTTCCCCAGCGGAGCCCTGCTGGGGAAGCGAGTTGGGATGCTCGTGGGCCTGTTACAATGTCTTGCTCAGCGATACGGCGATCAGGACGAATCATTAGCGCAAGACTTTAATGCAATTCAGAAAGAGCTTCGGATCAATAAGGTTTTAACCAAAGGCATCTTCGACCAGGATTTGAATCTCACGGGAGAGCATCCACTGCTCGCAAAATGGAAGCCGATCGTGAGGTCGCATTGTGATAAGTATTCCGTACATACAAGTTTTTAG